GACGACGCTGTGGGGCCGCAGGCCGGAGGTCGTCGAGGCGATCGACCGGCGGCACGAGAACCCCGACTACCTGCCGGGCGCGGTGCTGCCCGAGACGCTGCGCGCCACCACCGACCCCGCCGAGGCCCTCGAGGGCGCCGACTTCGTGGTGCTCGCGGTGCCCTCCCAGACCCTGAGGGAGAACCTGACCCGCTGGAAGCCGCACCTGCCGCCCGACGCGGTGCTGGTCAGCCTGATGAAGGGCATCGAGCTGGGCACCACCAAGCGGATGAGCGAGGTGATCTGCGAGGTCGCCGAGGTGTCCCAGGAGCGGGTCGCGGTGGTGTCGGGCCCCAACCTGGCCGGTGAGATCGTCCGGGGCCAGCCGGCCGCCACCGTGGTCGCCTGCACCGACGAGCGGGCGATGGAGCGCCTCCAGGAGGCCTGCTACCTGCCACCCTGGTTCCGCCCGTACACCAACCCCGACGTCATCGGGGTCGAGCTCGGCGGGGCCGTCAAGAACGTGATCGCCCTGGCGGTCGGCATCTCTGCGGGGATGGGACTCGGCGACAACGTCGGGGCGATGCTGATGACGCGCGGGCTGGCCGAGATCTCCCGGCTGGGCATGGTGCTCGGCGCGGACCCGCACACCTTCGCGGGCCTCGCGGGCATGGGCGATCTGGTGGCGACCTGTACATCCCCATTGTCGCGGAACCGTACCTTCGGTGAGAATCTGGGGCGGGGCATGACACTGGACGAGGTCATCGCCGCGACGAAACAGACCGCCGAGGGGGTCAAATCCTGCGAGTCGGTGCTCGAACTGGCCAGAAAACACGACGTGGAGATGCCGATCACCGAGGTGGTGGTGGCCGTCGTCCACGACGCGATGCCCCCCAGCGAGGCCGGGGTGCTCCTGATGTCGCGGACTCCCAAGGCGGAACGGTACGGCCTGTGAACGGACAGCGTGGTCGATGAACAGACGGATGCGCAGGCGCAAGGGCGAGAACACCCGGTCGGTGCACCTGCCCGCTCCCGAGACTCCCCGGCAGACCCCCCTCGGTCTTCCCGTGTGGCGCAGCTCCGCGTGGGGCTTCGGTGACTCCGCCGGGTACGCCGAGGTGTTCGACGAGAAGGGCCCCGGTTACGCGTACGGCCGGATCGACAACCCCACCACCGCGGCCTTCGCCTCGGCGGTGGCCTCCCTGGAGGGTGCCGCGGCGCCCGAGGACGTGGCGGGGCAGGCGTTCGCCTCGGGGATGGCCGCCGTCAACGCGGTCCTGATGACGTTCCTGCGCGCGGGCGCGCACATCGTGGCCCCCACCCCGCTGTACGGCGGGACCCACTCGCTGATCACGAACGTGCTGGCCAGGTTCGGGGTCGGCGCGGACTTCGTCGGCTACGGCGAACTCGCCAGGGTGCAGGCGGCGATCAAACCCAACACGAAGATCATCTATGCGGAGACGCTGTCCAACCCCACCATGGCCGTCTCCGACATCCGGGGCCTCTACCGGATCGCCCGCGCCGCGGGGGCGCTGCTGGTGGTCGACTCCACCTTCGCCACCCCGATCGTGTGCCGCCCCCTCGAACACGGCGCCGACCTGGTGATCCACTCCGCGACCAAGTATCTCGGCGGCCACGACGACTGCGCCGGAGGCGTGGCGGTGGGCCGCCCCGACCTGATCGCCCAGCTGCGCGAGGTCCGGATCGACACCGGCGGCAGCCTCTCGCCCGACGACGCGTTCCTGCTCCGCCGGGGGCTGGAGACCCTGCCGCTGCGGGTCCGCCGGATGTGCTCCACCGCGATGGTCTTCGCCGCCGCCGTGGCCAAGCACCCCGCCGTACGCCGGGTCGACTACCCGGGGCTGCCGGGACACCCCGGCCACCAGCTCGCCAGGCACCTGTTCGACTCCGGCCCCGAGGGCACCAGGTACGGTGCCTGCGTGACGATCACCCCGCGCGGCGGCTACGGCGCGGGAGTGGCCCTGGCCGACGCCCTCAAGCTCGTCTCGATCGCCACCTCCGCCGGAGGGACCCGTACCAAGGCCGCGCACGTGGCCTCGACCACCCACCGGCGGCTCGGTGAGGGGTCGGGGGTCGACGCGGCGGCGGTCAGGTTCTCCATCGGGCTGGAGGACGCCGAGGATCTCATCATGGATGTGACCAAGGCGCTCGACTCACTACCCGCATCGGGTAGGTAGGCGCGTCTAACAGCCGGATTGCCCCCTAACAGGGGGTAGATTCGGTCATCATGAGTGAGCAGCACGAACCTCTACCGAGGGTCGCCGTCGTCTTCGGCGG
This region of Streptosporangium sp. NBC_01495 genomic DNA includes:
- a CDS encoding NAD(P)H-dependent glycerol-3-phosphate dehydrogenase produces the protein MTKAAVFGTGSWGTTFGMILAGAGTRTTLWGRRPEVVEAIDRRHENPDYLPGAVLPETLRATTDPAEALEGADFVVLAVPSQTLRENLTRWKPHLPPDAVLVSLMKGIELGTTKRMSEVICEVAEVSQERVAVVSGPNLAGEIVRGQPAATVVACTDERAMERLQEACYLPPWFRPYTNPDVIGVELGGAVKNVIALAVGISAGMGLGDNVGAMLMTRGLAEISRLGMVLGADPHTFAGLAGMGDLVATCTSPLSRNRTFGENLGRGMTLDEVIAATKQTAEGVKSCESVLELARKHDVEMPITEVVVAVVHDAMPPSEAGVLLMSRTPKAERYGL
- a CDS encoding trans-sulfuration enzyme family protein; the protein is MNRRMRRRKGENTRSVHLPAPETPRQTPLGLPVWRSSAWGFGDSAGYAEVFDEKGPGYAYGRIDNPTTAAFASAVASLEGAAAPEDVAGQAFASGMAAVNAVLMTFLRAGAHIVAPTPLYGGTHSLITNVLARFGVGADFVGYGELARVQAAIKPNTKIIYAETLSNPTMAVSDIRGLYRIARAAGALLVVDSTFATPIVCRPLEHGADLVIHSATKYLGGHDDCAGGVAVGRPDLIAQLREVRIDTGGSLSPDDAFLLRRGLETLPLRVRRMCSTAMVFAAAVAKHPAVRRVDYPGLPGHPGHQLARHLFDSGPEGTRYGACVTITPRGGYGAGVALADALKLVSIATSAGGTRTKAAHVASTTHRRLGEGSGVDAAAVRFSIGLEDAEDLIMDVTKALDSLPASGR